The DNA segment CCTTGATCATCCCGCTATTATCGCTATAATCGTAATCGCTCACCCAGAACCTTACCCTTTTGTTCTCCGTAAGCGTAAACTTTAGGAAAGTCCCGGCAATGTTTTCTTTCACAGCTTTTATCGCTTGCTCCTCAGCATCTGTCTGACTATGCGCGGGTGGGTTAGGCTCAAAGTAAAGCGTTCCAATATTAGGATAATCCTGGCCGCCATTTACATCGGTTCCTACCGCTACTCCAATAAGCCATTTGTAGTTGGGATTTATTGGATAACAAAGTGTAATCGCGCCACCCTCCACCTTGACTATGTAATCACCTTTTTTTAAATCGAGCACTGTTCCTTGCGAACTTTCCGCAGGGATAGTTATCGTTTGTTCAAAAGCGTAAAGAGAGGCGGAGAAAAGAAGCATACATAAAATCAAGCTCGAAACAAATATCAAAGATTGCTTCGCTCCCTTCGGCCGCTCGCAATGACGAACTTTTTCAACAGTCTTAAGTTTACACATCTTTTTCTATAACCTCGCTATTTTGGGTTACAAAATATGTAACGCTTCCAGAAGTAATCTGCCAGTAAGGATAGAAAGGTGATTGCGAAGGACCACCCGGTTCCCAGACTAATTCAGCCGTCGTTCCATCGTTTTGCAAAATACAATTTACCGAGGATGCCAATCGCAACGCTTCAGCTTTTGTTACCTGTATAAAACGTGTCGATGTAGTTACCCACGAGGCTTCTTTAAAACTTCCATCAGCCGCATCGATAATTATAGCGGCATAGGTAAGAAACTGTCCGTTGACATATTTGTCGAATGGTATAAGGTAATAGTAAGTATTTTCTTTATCGGTACGCCGGACCTTAACAAAGCTTCTTGCCTGGCTACCGTCAAATGCCTTCACGAAATTATCATCCGTTAGAAGCGATGAATCTACAATCTTTTTCCAATCGAGCTTAAATGATGACTGGCTGTCAGAGCTAAAAACCGAGCTTAATGAAGTCGCGCTAAGCTGTGATTGAATATCGTTTTTAAGATCAACCACCAAAGCCGCATCATAAAGATGTTTCTTGGCATTTTCTATTCTGGCTTCAGCATCGGACAATCCGTCAGGAATTTCTTTAGCGAGTGTTTCGGAAATAGTTATTATAGCGAGTGTTTCTTCGTTTACCTTTGCTTCTGCCGTTTGCACTTCAGCATCACTTTCAACTTCAGGTGGTTCGGCTACTTGCAAATATTTTCCATTATAGGCATCGGAGGTCACGACAGGCAGGAAGAATGTTTCCTGAGCCGCCTTTGCCGTTACATATAAATCCTGGCCTATCCCGCCCGACGCAGGGTCTGTCAACCATAAGCCATATACTGTAAAATTCGGGGTATACCATGGGTTTGTATGCGGCTTGGGTATCGGATTTTCAGTTGTAGCGGCGCCGTTTACGATAAGCCAATGGTTATATGTCCCATACGCGGGAACAACGGGGGGAGTGTTTGGCCATGCGGCGAGATCGCCGTCTTTCCACCAGGAATCAATAGTTACAGGATACGCCATCCAGTGGATCACGTCTCTCAAATACTCGGCAAACTTATCGCTCGCGAATGATTCTACGCTAAAATTATATCCTTTGGACACAATACCATAACCAGTTGTATCAGTTGAATCATAAGGGTCGTAATGTCCAAGCACATGATACATGCCTACAGGATCTATCTCCGTTATAGTAGAATTTATCGAACTATTATATTTATGTCCGTAGTCATATATCTCTTCTTGAGTCAAGCTAGTGCTAACACCATCACGGATATAATTTAATATCATCTGAGCGCATGCGGCACCGCTATAATAATCCGTAATTTGGGCATACGCAGGCTTTAGATGAAGCACCCAGCCTAAAAATACTGAAACACTGCTACTACCTGCATTACCCGCCAAGTCTTGAGCTGAAGCGGTAACTTTGTTTGGGCCGCCTACTACTATGACATCCGTTATCGAGAAGCTTCCATCCGTGCCTACTGTCGGCGTGTAAACAGTCCCTTCGACATTTACGGAAACACTGCTAACGCCTGATAATGTATCTGTCGCTGTGCCGGTAACGGTTACGGGACTTGCGCTAACAGCGGCTTCGTTAGCAGGACTTGTAATGCTTACTACAGGATGTGTTTTATCCAGTTTTATTGCTGATAGCGTTTTGTGCGGCGTTTCTTCATTGCCTGATTTATCGATACTCCAATATTCCAATATGTTGTTAGCGCCCTCCGTAGATATAAGAGGCTGGCCTGCTATGCTAACGGCGAGCGTATCTCCGCCATTAATTTTATAGTAAGTCTCTTTTATATCAGATGCCGCATCGGTAGCAGATAAGGTAATGGTAAGGTTGCTATTATGCCAAAGTCCGTCATAATCAGTTTGCGTCTCGGGCCCAGTCGTATCAAGAGACACGGTTACATTAAAGGTATAGCCCGTCACGGCGAAAACCTCTGCATTGGCAAACATTAAGGTAACCAGTAACACAATGAGTGTCTTTTTCATATACCGCCCTCTATGCAATACCTATTTCGTAGCCTCTCCTACGCTGAAAAGTAATTTACTTCTTATTCCGAGCCCTAACGATTCGCCTATAGTGTGAGACCATATAAAGACGTGAAACTTTCTTCCAAGGTATTCTTTTTTATACGGAATGTTAATAACCACGTCCGTCTGGGCCTTACCGTTAGGCTCAATCATAAATGAAGTCTTCTCCAACTTTATCCAGTCCACGCTGGGAATGGGTTCATAGCCTTCCTGAACCTCACCCCCCTCGGGCGCCAAGACTTCGATCTTTATTTCTACGACGTTATCGCTATTATTCTCGATAACTAACGGAAACTGGGAGTCTTTTTGCATACTGTATTCCACGCCCATGGGAACATTCTCAAGCGCAACCTTACCAAAGCTTGTCCTTAACCCATTGGCTTGCGATAAATCAGGATACAGTAGTCCCATTCCCAGAATAGCGATACCGGCGACAGCTTTTTTACATGACAATAAGCGCCACCTTTTCTGACTAATCAACGGTCGCGCTAAGGGTAACGGCTATGGTCTTCTGGCTCGGCGACGATGTGCCTGTCGGAGTCTCTATCTTTAACCATATACTTCTTTCTTCATTATAAGGAACGGCGGATCCTGTTTTGTCGCCGGCAAACTGCGTTGTCGATGCAGGCGTAGAAACTGTGGTCAAAGCATTCGCTGTCCCCCAAGTAACTACATCAGCCGTAGTAGCAAAAGCGGCGCTTAATCTATACTTGTCAAAATCCGGGGCGGTAGTTACCGACGTCCAGCCCGAAGGATCGGATAGACTAAGCGAATATGTCTCGGTGCTCCCGGAACCGGTGTTCTTTACTACAATCGCGTTTGATGAAACGGCAGAGCTATTGGCGCCTTTTATTCCGAAGTCAATAGGCCCGCCCGTCACCATAATATCGGCTGACGTCGCTATTGAAATCGTTACGTTAAAGCTCGCCGAGTTTGCTGCAAAAGCAGGCGCGGATACCACTGTCAAGAGTGCTATCGCACCTATTGCCATCCATAAATACTTTTTCATTTCACACCTCTCTTTTTTACAACATTTGATTGTATTTACTCCTCCCACGAGGAGCCACTGTTTTTATTTTTTTCTCTCACCCCCTCCTAATGAATATTAAGAAGCTTCAGCATTTATTGTAACTTCGATAGAATGCGTGGCGCCCTTGGTAGTGTCTTTCGAAGGCGCTTTTAAATCAAACCATAAGCTTCTTGTGCCACCAGCTGAAACCGACACTCCGTTTTGCGCTAAACGGCTACTTCCGAACCTTAGAGAAGTCGCGACATCAGCGCTATTGGATAAAATAACGTCATCGCTACCTACTTCATTAAAATAAGTAGCGTCTATGCCTGTTTCCGAGCTACCTGCAAAAATCGCGCTTAACACAAATATATCTATACCTACACCATCCTTATCGGAAGCACTTGCCCAGCTCCCCTGGCTTGTTATTTTTAAATCATAAGATTGAGGACCATCACCGCTATTTGTTATT comes from the Candidatus Omnitrophota bacterium genome and includes:
- a CDS encoding Ig-like domain-containing protein; translated protein: MKKTLIVLLVTLMFANAEVFAVTGYTFNVTVSLDTTGPETQTDYDGLWHNSNLTITLSATDAASDIKETYYKINGGDTLAVSIAGQPLISTEGANNILEYWSIDKSGNEETPHKTLSAIKLDKTHPVVSITSPANEAAVSASPVTVTGTATDTLSGVSSVSVNVEGTVYTPTVGTDGSFSITDVIVVGGPNKVTASAQDLAGNAGSSSVSVFLGWVLHLKPAYAQITDYYSGAACAQMILNYIRDGVSTSLTQEEIYDYGHKYNSSINSTITEIDPVGMYHVLGHYDPYDSTDTTGYGIVSKGYNFSVESFASDKFAEYLRDVIHWMAYPVTIDSWWKDGDLAAWPNTPPVVPAYGTYNHWLIVNGAATTENPIPKPHTNPWYTPNFTVYGLWLTDPASGGIGQDLYVTAKAAQETFFLPVVTSDAYNGKYLQVAEPPEVESDAEVQTAEAKVNEETLAIITISETLAKEIPDGLSDAEARIENAKKHLYDAALVVDLKNDIQSQLSATSLSSVFSSDSQSSFKLDWKKIVDSSLLTDDNFVKAFDGSQARSFVKVRRTDKENTYYYLIPFDKYVNGQFLTYAAIIIDAADGSFKEASWVTTSTRFIQVTKAEALRLASSVNCILQNDGTTAELVWEPGGPSQSPFYPYWQITSGSVTYFVTQNSEVIEKDV